One Drosophila santomea strain STO CAGO 1482 chromosome X, Prin_Dsan_1.1, whole genome shotgun sequence DNA segment encodes these proteins:
- the LOC120455069 gene encoding RING finger protein narya, translated as MFRVHCNKCFRHRKTDPAVPFHLTQCRHVICAPCLGQSSQERKCPLCGRALKTIQINREMPTCVANYFEDPLRFQQMYRKISKFQADQRASDNLGFYRQLQQLEQNKRQLEGFCKMEAQLNQKVVEEKKRIAEIRTYIAYHEDAQKRRRNSAGERSHTPEFKEAWNTSVSTSDQTQSDKPSNSFCPDANMDSRPTRRRSYRL; from the coding sequence aTGTTTCGAGTGCATTGCAACAAGTGCTTTCGTCATCGCAAAACTGATCCGGCCGTGCCCTTCCACTTGACCCAGTGCCGGCACGTGATCTGCGCCCCCTGTTTGGGCCAATCCTCGCAAGAAAGGAAGTGCCCACTGTGCGGCCGGGCGCTCAAAACGATCCAGATCAACCGGGAAATGCCCACCTGCGTGGCCAACTACTTCGAGGATCCGCTGCGCTTCCAGCAGATGTACCGCAAGATCAGCAAGTTCCAGGCAGACCAGCGGGCGTCGGACAACCTGGGTTTCTACCGCCAGttgcagcagctggagcagaaTAAGCGCCAGCTGGAGGGCTTTTGCAAGATGGAGGCGCAGCTGAACCAGAAGGTCGTGGAGGAAAAGAAGCGGATTGCCGAAATACGCACCTACATCGCTTACCACGAGGATGCGCAGAAAAGGCGACGGAACAGCGCGGGCGAAAGATCGCATACGCCGGAGTTCAAGGAAGCCTGGAACACATCTGTCAGCACTTCGGACCAAACCCAGTCGGATAAGCCTTCCAATAGCTTCTGCCCAGACGCGAATATGGATTCCCGCCCAACGCGGAGGAGATCGTATCGCCTTTAG
- the LOC120455067 gene encoding probable ATP-dependent RNA helicase DHX34, producing the protein MSRKSKTTDGHAFTGRRTQLNLIEFSFLDRKAELSGLLQAKSRQAGRSLVENEADFWKFVAKYEAMMLSTGQPMLPPRLAESELTSVQPYHRSKHLALRLDADELLQEACNEMQAQFRHLLLVYLDFRQAEKFQRIRKLRQSQRNLPIARFRQDLREALDTSRVVIVAGDTGCGKSTQVPQFLYDFGYRSIACTQPRRLACVSLCKRVAHELLDDYGSRVAFQIRFERSRTQLTNIIFITEGLLLRQLAVAANLDQYDALILDEIHERNLFGDFLLGVTKCLLRARPQLKLILMSATINVELFHGYFREEGARLVQVPGRLFPIKLRYLPPPALELKAGQATAASKRFKGTRIDPAPFVQVLSLIDQQYPTTERGDVLIFVSGVNEIESVVEAVQEYATEQTHWLVLPLHSGQAMAEQGKVFDYAPEGMRKCIVSTNIAETSLTVDGVRFVVDSGKVKEMSYDAICKGQRLKEFWVSKSSADQRKGRAGRTGPGVCFRLYTAEQFNAFEAYPTPEIYRVPLDTMLLQMVSMGLPDVRAFPFIEAPETERIEQTILALKQHSALSVEEKITPLGSSLANLPVELSIGKMLLMGCVFPEVEQLLTLAAMLSVQNPLTNRAHTDQRCVRERESLESDQGDIFTLVRLYREWVQLKMRRDGTRQWCRRLGIEEQRFYEVTKLRQQFQRILEGCGMVVASGSDAQLTSAERATRHGELRHLKAMKRRQRFEQPRQRKLLKHSAGRAAEDDEERDEPQGDDIRDVDFRLRFDPRQLSLLERSARLDRHRDVVLMKLLLGCGFYPQLAISDEFNYCKGGGQQFFHTRLKPFLLQHPNSHFAKHFELLKLADSDLLPKPDFYTLKHPLSERHQLLCYQSLLETAKPYLINCIRLPAAQTLLLFSFAIDTNAGITQIVCDGWLELDLPTPGSGMELLSRAIELRRRWSRLLYAKLDDLNSKQEAPSPSSEDRSSTLWHDLVDYMALDVAYSIRRLLPADIKRLYSHQAPSTRLTELKENPFAVDYPMTPNEEKGGLNVSEHVVYSCLAEQQWTLAMDAALRAEPWKCTRCDLELEEFDVLEQLVHRPKCKGRKAQGQKSKPTSAETSTEAPTSSRSHSSGGYYCDTCNRELKLSKIDILRHKKQCRNNK; encoded by the exons CAGGCAGGCAGGAGTCTGGTGGAGAACGAGGCAGACTTCTGGAAGTTCGTGGCCAAGTACGAGGCCATGATGCTCTCCACGGGCCAACCCATGCTGCCGCCCCGGCTCGCGGAGTCGGAGCTGACCAGTGTGCAGCCGTATCACCGCAGCAAGCATTTGGCATTGCGATTGGACGCTGACGAGCTGCTACAGGAGGCGTGCAACGAAATGCAGGCTCAGTTCCGGCATCTCCTGCTGGTGTACCTAGACTTCCGGCAGGCGGAGAAGTTCCAGCGCATCCGAAAGCTGCGGCAGTCACAACGCAATCTCCCCATTGCCCGTTTTCGGCAGGACTTGCGCGAGGCTCTGGACACGTCCCGCGTGGTCATAGTGGCCGGTGACACGGGCTGCGGCAAGTCCACACAGGTGCCCCAGTTTCTCTACGACTTTGGCTACCGCAGCATTG CTTGCACCCAACCGCGCCGGTTGGCCTGCGTCTCCCTGTGCAAGCGGGTGGCGCACGAGCTGCTGGACGACTACGGCAGTCGGGTGGCCTTCCAGATCCGCTTTGAACGCAGCCGGACGCAGCTCACCAACATCATTTTTATCACGGAGggcctgctgctgcggcaACTGGCGGTGGCCGCCAACCTCGACCAGTACGACGCCCTCATTTTGGACGAAATCCACGAGCGCAACTTGTTCGGTGACTTCCTACTGGGTGTGACCAAGTGCCTGCTAAGGGCGCGGCCGCAACTGAAGCTAATACTCATGTCTGCCACCATCAACGTGGAGCTCTTCCACGGCTACTTCCGCGAGGAGGGCGCACGGCTGGTGCAGGTGCCGGGACGCCTCTTCCCCATCAAGCTGCGCTACCTGCCGCCTCCTGCACTGGAACTAAAGGCGGGCCAAGCGACGGCGGCATCCAAACGTTTTAAGGGCACCCGGATCGACCCGGCGCCATTTGTCCAGGTGCTTAGCCTTATTGACCAGCAGTATCCAA CCACCGAGCGCGGCGACGTGCTTATCTTCGTCAGCGGCGTGAACGAAATCGAATCAGTTGTGGAGGCTGTCCAAGAGTACGCCACCGAACAGACTCACTGGCTTGTCCTGCCGCTGCACAGTGGCCAAGCGATGGCGGAGCAAGGCAAGGTGTTTGACTACGCGCCCGAGGGCATGCGCAAGTGTATTGTGTCTACCAACATAGCCGAAACGTCGCTCACCGTGGACGGCGTGCGGTTCGTGGTCGATTCGGGCAAGGTCAAGGAGATGAGCTATGACGCCATATGCAAGGGCCAGCGCCTGAAGGAGTTCTGGGTGTCCAAGTCGTCTGCGGATCAGCGCAAAGGTCGTGCTGGGCGCACGGGACCAGGT GTCTGTTTCCGGCTCTACACCGCGGAGCAATTCAACGCTTTCGAAGCCTATCCCACGCCGGAAATCTACCGTGTGCCGCTCGACACGATGCTGCTGCAGATGGTGTCCATGGGGCTGCCCGACGTCAGGGCCTTTCCCTTCATAGAGGCGCCGGAAACGGAGCGCATAGAGCAGACCATTCTGGCACTTAAGCAACAC AGCGCTCTCAGCGTGGAGGAGAAGATCACACCATTGGGCAGCTCGCTGGCCAACTTGCCCGTGGAGCTGTCCATCGGCAAGATGCTGCTCATGGGCTGTGTGTTTCCCGaggtggagcagctgctgaCCCTGGCCGCCATGCTGAGTGTACAGAATCCGCTGACGAATCGTGCCCATACAGACCAGCGCTGCGTGCGCGAGCGGGAGTCGCTGGAGTCCGATCAGGGCGACATCTTCACCCTGGTGCGCCTCTACCGCGAGTGGGTGCAGCTCAAGATGCGGCGCGATGGCACTCGGCAGTGGTGCCGCCGCTTGGGCATCGAGGAGCAGCGATTCTATGAGGTGACCAAGCTGCGTCAGCAGTTCCAGCGCATCCTCGAGGGCTGCGGTATGGTGGTGGCCAGTGGTTCAGACGCCCAGCTGACGAGTGCCGAGCGCGCCACGCGGCATGGTGAGCTGCGCCATCTGAAAGCCATGAAACGCCGCCAGCGATTTGAGCAACCCCGTCAGCGCAAGTTGCTTAAGCACAGCGCTGGAAGGGCAGCGGAGGACGATGAGGAGCGGGATGAGCCACAGGGCGACGACATTCGGGACGTGGACTTCCGCCTGCGATTCGATCCTCGCCAGCTGTCGCTGCTGGAGCGTTCGGCGCGGCTCGACCGACACCGCGACGTTGTGCTAATGAAGCTGCTGCTCGGCTGCGGTTTCTATCCACAGCTGGCCATCAGCGACGAGTTCAACTACTGCAAGGGCGGTGGCCAGCAGTTCTTCCACACGCGGCTCAAGCCCTTCCTGCTGCAGCACCCCAACTCACACTTCGCCAAGCACTTCGAGCTGCTCAAGCTGGCCGACAGCGATCTGCTGCCCAAGCCGGACTTCTACACGCTCAAGCATCCGCTCAGCGAGCGCCACCAGCTGCTCTGCTACCA ATCGCTGCTGGAGACCGCGAAGCCCTATCTGATCAACTGCATCCGCCTGCCGGCTGCACAGACGCTATTGCTCTTTAGTTTCGCCATCGACACGAACGCGGGCATCACCCAGATCGTCTGCGACGGTTGGCTGGAACTGGATCTGCCCACGCCCGGCAGCGGTATGGAGCTTCTTAGTCGGGCCATCGAGTTGCGCCGACGCTGGAGCAGGCTGCTTTACGCCAAGCTAGACG ACCTCAACAGCAAACAGGAAGCCCCTTCCCCTTCAAGTGAAGACAGGAGCAGCACTCTGTGGCACGATCTTGTGGACTATATGGCGCTGGACGTGGCCTATTCGATTCGCCGGCTGCTTCCCGCCGATATCAAGAGGCTCTACTCTCACCAGGCCCCCTCGACACGACTCACGGAGCTCAAGGAAAACCCCTTTGCCGTCGACTATCCCATGACTCCGAATGAAGAAAAGGGCGGCCTCAACGTATCGGAGCACGTGGTGTACAGCTGCTTGGCGGAGCAGCAGTGGACGTTGGCCATGGACGCGGCTCTACGGGCAGAGCCATGGAAGTGCACGCGCTGCGATCTCGAACTCGAGGAGTTCGATGTGCTGGAGCAGCTGGTGCACCGACCCAAATGCAAGGGACGCAAGGCGCAGGGCCAAAAATCGAAACCAACTAGCGCAGAGACCTCAACGGAGGCACCCACGAGCTCCCGCTCCCACTCCTCCGGCGGCTATTACTGCGACACCTGCAACAGGGAGTTGAAGCTGTCAAAGATCGACATCCTGCGGCACAAAAAGCAGTGCCGAAATAACAAGTAA